The following are encoded together in the Lactuca sativa cultivar Salinas chromosome 1, Lsat_Salinas_v11, whole genome shotgun sequence genome:
- the LOC111910028 gene encoding uncharacterized protein LOC111910028, with amino-acid sequence MGPFPMSKGKKYILVAVDYISKWVEAQALPTNYARVVVRFLKKLFSRFGVPKALISDRGTHFANDQLEKVLRRYGVTHKFSTSYHLQTSGQTEVTNRALKRILERSVGSNQKECSDKLDDALWAFQTTFKTPIGTTPYRLVFGKQCHLPVEIEHKAFWALKMCNFNIAELKNNQLMQMNAHEELTNDAYTSSLIYKEKTKSWHDKRIKGNKEFHEGQKVLLFNSRLKLFPGKLKSRWDGPFLVTKVFPHGAIELLSKDGTPFKVNGHRVKKI; translated from the coding sequence atgggaccatttcccatgtcaaaaggcaaaaaatatatattggtgGCGGTGGATTATATATCCAAATGGGTGGAGGCACAAGCATTACCAACTAATTATGCTCGGGTGGTGGTGCGATTTTTGAAGAAGCTATTTTCAAGATTTGGAGTTCCAAAAGCTCTTATAAGTGACCGAGGCACTCATTTTGCCAATGATCAACTAGAAAAGGTGTTAAGGAGATATGGGGTAACTCATAAATTCTCTACATCTTACCACCTGCAAACTAGTGGGCAAACCGAAGTGACCAATAGAGCCTTGAAGAGAATCTTGGAGAGATCGGTGGGGAGCAATCAGAAAGAGTGTTCGGACaagctagatgatgcactttgggccttCCAAACAACTTttaaaacacctattggtactacaccatataggctAGTTTTTGGAAAGCAATGTCATTTACCGGTGGAAATCGAGCATAAAGCTTTTTGGGCTTTAAAAATGTGCAACTTCAACATAGCGGAGCTCAAGAACAACCAGTTGATGCAAATGAATGCTCATGAGGAACTTACAAATGATGCTTACACTAGTTCTTTAATCTATAAAGAGAAAACTAAAAGTTGGCATGACAAGAGGATCAAGGGTAATAAAGAGTTTCATGAAGGGCAAAAGGTGTTGCTTTTTAATTCAAGACTTAAACTTTTTCCGGGCAAACTCAAGTCAAGATGGGATGGTCCTTTTCTAGTGACGAAGGTGTTTCCACATGGTGCTATAGAGTTATTATCAAAAGATGGTACCCCTTTCAAGGTCAATGGACATAGAGTGAAAAAAATATGA